A genomic segment from Stenotrophomonas maltophilia encodes:
- a CDS encoding LpxL/LpxP family Kdo(2)-lipid IV(A) lauroyl/palmitoleoyl acyltransferase has translation MSDASTAVRPSLRDPRNWPMFAAMFGAFAIARLPWMLQRALGRGVGWITWRLLGSRRRAAEVNLQLCFPEKDEAWRQRLVRDSFDALGVGVFECIRAWWGSIDSIRPQVRIEGLEHLRQMQAEGRGVLLVSGHFMTLEMCGRLLCDYVDLSGMYRRHKNPVYEWAVKFGRLRYAKAMFANEDIRATVRHLKKGGFLWYAPDQDMRGKDTVFVPFFGHTASTITATHQLARMTGCAVIPYFHRREGGRYVLKIGAPLENFPSEDVEADTTRVNQAIEEMVREAPDQYLWIHRRFKRQPGGRSDFYK, from the coding sequence ATGTCAGATGCCTCCACCGCCGTCCGCCCGTCGCTGCGCGATCCGCGCAACTGGCCGATGTTCGCCGCCATGTTCGGTGCCTTCGCCATCGCCCGCCTGCCGTGGATGCTGCAGCGCGCGCTGGGCCGGGGCGTCGGCTGGATCACCTGGCGCCTGCTCGGCAGCCGCCGCCGCGCCGCCGAGGTCAACCTGCAGCTGTGCTTTCCCGAAAAGGATGAAGCCTGGCGGCAACGCCTGGTGCGCGACAGTTTCGATGCGCTGGGCGTTGGCGTATTCGAGTGCATCCGCGCCTGGTGGGGCAGCATCGACAGCATCCGCCCGCAGGTACGGATCGAAGGCCTGGAACACCTGCGGCAGATGCAAGCCGAAGGCCGCGGCGTGCTGCTGGTCTCCGGCCACTTCATGACCCTGGAAATGTGCGGCCGCCTGCTGTGCGACTACGTCGACCTGTCCGGCATGTACCGCAGGCACAAGAACCCGGTGTACGAGTGGGCGGTGAAGTTCGGCCGCCTGCGCTATGCCAAGGCGATGTTCGCCAACGAGGACATCCGCGCGACCGTGCGCCACCTGAAGAAGGGCGGCTTCCTCTGGTACGCGCCTGACCAGGACATGCGAGGCAAGGACACCGTGTTCGTGCCGTTCTTCGGCCACACCGCTTCGACCATCACCGCGACCCACCAGCTGGCGCGGATGACCGGTTGTGCGGTGATTCCGTACTTCCACCGCCGCGAAGGCGGAAGGTACGTGCTGAAGATCGGCGCACCGCTGGAGAACTTCCCCAGCGAGGACGTGGAAGCCGATACCACGCGGGTCAACCAGGCCATCGAAGAGATGGTGCGCGAAGCCCCCGACCAGTACCTGTGGATCCACCGCCGCTTCAAGCGCCAGCCCGGCGGCCGGAGTGATTTCTACAAATAA
- a CDS encoding O-antigen ligase family protein produces MPISLADPAVIVRDDRAGRWAPWWVLAYVAMWPLPGIAETVLGLGALYAAARMVMRRLQRRPHLLSTAAWALTSILFLGYWLPQAFSAIDAIDPSASWTKAAAGLRYLPFMWLVAIAVATPERRRLTFGGLALITAAWTLDALVQALAGTSPWFWSLEHLKLAVSGHALCPADEAALADRLSGALGPCNLKFGQVLASLSPFLLLPMARRFGSAGWLLAAAALGCVLLLAGSRASWITFVLVLAYSGVRQFGWKRLLLLALVAALGTAALTAGVPQLRERVARTAQAWNEDGQGVDEALSGRARIWKAAVCMIEEHPVNGVGARGFRDAYPACVADEGPAVWGNQPALHAHQIVLEVLAETGVLGLLLWLAAVAQAWRAWRYAPPAARDRARPAMLALAVTVFPLNTHLAFYSAFWGGLTVLLAALFAGSLLARESDESPPMQ; encoded by the coding sequence ATGCCGATCTCGCTGGCTGACCCCGCTGTCATCGTGCGTGACGACCGCGCCGGGCGCTGGGCGCCCTGGTGGGTGCTGGCGTACGTGGCGATGTGGCCGTTGCCGGGCATCGCCGAAACCGTACTGGGCCTCGGCGCGCTCTATGCTGCCGCGCGCATGGTCATGCGCCGGCTGCAGCGGCGCCCGCACCTGTTGAGCACGGCGGCGTGGGCGCTGACCTCGATCCTGTTCCTCGGCTACTGGCTGCCGCAGGCGTTCTCGGCCATCGATGCGATCGATCCTTCGGCCTCGTGGACCAAGGCTGCCGCCGGCCTGCGCTACCTGCCTTTCATGTGGCTGGTGGCGATCGCGGTGGCCACGCCGGAACGGCGGCGGCTGACCTTCGGCGGCCTGGCGCTGATCACCGCGGCGTGGACGCTGGACGCGCTGGTGCAGGCGCTGGCCGGCACCAGCCCGTGGTTCTGGTCGCTGGAGCACCTGAAGCTGGCCGTGAGTGGCCACGCGCTGTGCCCGGCCGACGAAGCCGCACTGGCCGACCGCCTCAGTGGCGCGCTCGGGCCCTGCAATCTGAAATTCGGCCAGGTGCTGGCCAGCCTGTCACCGTTCCTGCTGCTGCCGATGGCGCGGCGTTTCGGTAGCGCAGGGTGGTTGCTGGCCGCTGCCGCACTGGGATGCGTGCTGCTGCTGGCCGGTTCGCGTGCCTCGTGGATCACCTTTGTGCTGGTGCTGGCCTACAGCGGCGTGCGCCAGTTCGGCTGGAAGCGGCTGCTGCTGCTGGCCCTGGTGGCAGCGCTGGGTACGGCCGCACTGACAGCGGGCGTGCCGCAGCTGCGCGAGCGCGTTGCGCGCACGGCACAGGCATGGAACGAAGACGGGCAGGGCGTTGACGAGGCGCTTTCGGGACGCGCGCGGATCTGGAAGGCGGCCGTGTGCATGATCGAGGAGCATCCGGTCAACGGTGTCGGTGCGCGCGGCTTCCGCGATGCGTATCCGGCCTGCGTGGCCGACGAGGGCCCCGCCGTGTGGGGCAACCAACCGGCATTGCACGCCCACCAGATCGTGCTGGAAGTCCTTGCCGAGACCGGCGTGTTGGGCCTGCTGCTGTGGTTGGCGGCAGTGGCGCAGGCCTGGCGGGCCTGGCGCTATGCTCCGCCGGCTGCGCGTGATCGCGCCCGACCGGCGATGCTGGCGCTGGCGGTCACGGTGTTCCCGCTCAATACGCACCTGGCGTTCTATTCCGCGTTCTGGGGTGGCCTGACCGTGCTGCTGGCGGCCCTGTTCGCCGGCAGCCTGCTGGCCCGCGAATCGGACGAATCTCCGCCGATGCAGTAG
- a CDS encoding glycosyltransferase, with product MRRLTVVQLLPALHSGGVERSTLEIAAALVAAGHRALVVSAGGRLVQPLLDSGAEHLTLDIGHKSLLTLRHLPTLRRLFAEVGADIVHARSRLPAWLGLYAIRAMPAAQRPHWVTTVHGLNSPSRYSAVMTSGERVICVSNTVRAYVQRHYPTVPEEKLQVIPRGVDVGQFPRVARADRRPRLALAADYPWLAQVEGPLLLLPGRGTRLKGHAHALRLLADVRAAGVPAQLWMLGTDEPGREAYVADLRRQAAALGVAGAVQISTPTARIAQAYAVSDLVLQLSDKPEAFGRTVVEALSVGRPVLGWDHGGVGELLQQLQPSGAVPLGDARALGERALALLAQPPSLPTRIPFTLQAMQRDTLRLYADLAG from the coding sequence ATGCGCCGATTGACCGTGGTGCAGTTGCTGCCGGCGCTGCACTCCGGTGGTGTCGAGCGCTCGACCCTTGAAATTGCTGCGGCCCTGGTTGCTGCCGGCCATCGTGCGCTGGTCGTATCCGCGGGTGGCCGCCTGGTGCAGCCGCTGCTGGACAGCGGTGCCGAGCACCTCACGCTGGACATCGGCCACAAGTCGCTGCTGACCCTGCGCCATCTGCCGACCCTGCGCCGGCTGTTTGCCGAGGTCGGTGCGGACATCGTGCATGCGCGTTCGCGGCTGCCGGCCTGGTTGGGCCTGTATGCGATCCGCGCCATGCCCGCCGCGCAGCGTCCGCATTGGGTGACCACCGTGCACGGGTTGAATTCGCCCAGCCGCTACAGCGCGGTGATGACCAGTGGCGAACGCGTGATCTGCGTGTCCAATACCGTGCGCGCCTACGTGCAACGCCACTACCCGACGGTGCCGGAAGAGAAACTGCAGGTCATTCCCCGTGGTGTCGATGTCGGCCAGTTCCCACGCGTAGCGCGTGCCGACCGTCGACCACGACTGGCCCTTGCGGCCGATTATCCCTGGCTGGCCCAGGTTGAAGGCCCGCTGCTGCTGCTGCCCGGGCGCGGCACCCGGCTGAAGGGCCACGCCCACGCGCTGCGCCTGCTGGCCGATGTGCGTGCCGCCGGCGTGCCGGCCCAGCTGTGGATGCTGGGCACCGATGAACCCGGGCGCGAGGCCTACGTGGCCGACCTGCGCCGCCAGGCTGCGGCACTGGGTGTGGCCGGGGCCGTACAGATCAGCACGCCTACCGCACGCATCGCCCAGGCCTACGCCGTCAGCGATCTGGTGCTGCAGCTGTCGGACAAGCCGGAAGCCTTTGGCCGCACCGTGGTCGAGGCGCTGTCGGTCGGCCGCCCGGTGCTGGGCTGGGACCACGGCGGCGTCGGCGAACTGCTGCAGCAACTGCAGCCCAGCGGCGCGGTGCCGCTCGGTGATGCACGCGCGCTGGGTGAACGTGCGCTGGCCCTGCTGGCGCAGCCGCCGTCCTTGCCGACCCGCATCCCGTTTACCCTGCAGGCCATGCAGCGCGATACCCTCCGCCTCTATGCCGATCTCGCTGGCTGA
- a CDS encoding zinc-finger domain-containing protein produces MSHTATAPANAEKRYTVHRSDLPLSCPTPEMALWNSHPRVYLPIEDEPNGEAQCPYCGSVFVLAD; encoded by the coding sequence ATGAGCCATACCGCCACCGCGCCCGCCAACGCCGAGAAGCGCTACACCGTGCACCGCAGCGATCTGCCGTTGAGCTGCCCGACCCCGGAAATGGCGCTGTGGAACTCGCATCCGCGCGTGTACCTGCCGATTGAAGACGAGCCCAACGGCGAAGCGCAGTGCCCGTACTGCGGTTCCGTGTTCGTGCTGGCCGACTAA
- a CDS encoding GH92 family glycosyl hydrolase, which translates to MTLSDPRRALLPLALALACATTAMPVLAQGLQTSFEPGEPAPTQTAGALQVTIGNGPAAPYTAKRNAGYSGLHALRYSSEGGSARRELFKADLPIEADTTLSWLVLPEIVGKDTVASTYASLDLLLDDGSRVSAGAARDQHGVAIGARAQGESKTLYPQQWARKAVRLGDVPALKGRRVVAIELEVASAEGAPVSGWIDDVHLDTVPRQQPQRVSDWVLTTRGTQANGTFSRGNNFPATAVPHGFNFWTPVTDAGALNWLYRWNEQNDAQNRPQLQALALSHQPSPWMGDRQTFQVMPSSSRGAPDADRRKRALSFDGSHESARPYRYDVRFDNGIAAAIAPTDHAALFRFDFPEDGDANLLFDNVDARGGLTLDATTQTLSGYTDTRSGLSNGASRMYVVASFDKPWRSSGRLDTGRPTGYIKFDAGSDRRVTMRIATSLISVEQARHNLALEIAATDTLESVAGRAQDAWDARLARFDIGDASDDQKTTLYSSLYRLYLYPNSGHENAGSAAAPDWRYANQASASDDNTEGSAKRSFTGVRDGKVFVNNGFWDTFRTTWPAYALFTPDDAGQMVQGFIEQYRAGGWIARWSSPGYADLMVGTSSDVAFADAWLKGIGGFDPAEAYAAALKNATVVPPDRHVGRKGMDRSTFRGYASADVHEGMSWTMEGALNDFGIANMADALAKRATTPAARERYSTEAEYFRYRAASYTTMFDPAAGFFQGRNADGHWRVDAKDYDPRVWGHDYTESNGWTFAFTAAHDGEGLAALYGGRDKLAAKLDAFFATPETADPALAGSYGGTIHEMTEARDVRMGMYAHSNQPAHHIPWMYLYAGQPWKTQQHVREILSRLYVGSEIGQGYPGDEDNGETSAWYVLASLGLYPLRMGAPEYVIGSPAFQHARVELQGGAVLTVNAANNSRENVYVQSLKINGTPWTKTWVPHDLIAKGATLDFVMGPQPSRWGSGVDDVPRSLTARGQRPQLLHDLLGSGAKATLADGRALPALVDDDAATTVGLGGGATIALTGLSDGAPTMYTLTSGDGRIQGGEWTLEARNGDGRWVVLDQRSGEAFESARQTRPFRIARPGHYGEYRLRLTAPGRLPLAEIELLAPSAVQ; encoded by the coding sequence ATGACCCTGTCCGATCCGCGCCGCGCCCTGCTTCCGCTCGCCCTGGCCCTGGCCTGTGCGACCACTGCGATGCCGGTGCTGGCGCAGGGGCTGCAGACCTCGTTCGAACCGGGCGAACCTGCCCCGACGCAGACCGCGGGCGCGCTGCAGGTCACGATCGGCAATGGACCGGCCGCGCCCTACACCGCCAAGCGCAACGCCGGCTACAGCGGCCTGCATGCGCTGCGCTACAGCAGCGAGGGCGGCAGCGCGCGGCGCGAACTGTTCAAGGCCGACCTGCCCATCGAGGCTGATACCACGCTGTCGTGGCTGGTGCTGCCGGAGATCGTCGGCAAGGACACTGTCGCCTCGACCTATGCATCGCTGGACCTGCTGCTGGACGATGGCAGCCGCGTTTCGGCCGGTGCGGCGCGCGACCAGCATGGGGTGGCAATCGGCGCGCGCGCGCAGGGCGAGTCGAAGACGCTGTACCCGCAGCAGTGGGCGCGCAAGGCAGTGCGGCTGGGCGACGTGCCGGCGCTGAAGGGCCGCCGCGTGGTGGCGATCGAGCTGGAGGTGGCCAGCGCCGAGGGCGCGCCGGTCTCCGGCTGGATCGATGACGTGCACCTGGACACGGTGCCAAGGCAGCAGCCGCAGCGCGTCTCGGACTGGGTGCTGACCACCCGCGGCACCCAGGCCAACGGCACCTTCTCGCGCGGCAACAATTTCCCGGCCACGGCGGTGCCGCACGGGTTCAACTTCTGGACCCCGGTGACCGATGCCGGCGCACTGAACTGGCTGTACCGCTGGAACGAGCAGAACGATGCGCAGAACCGTCCGCAGCTGCAGGCGCTTGCGCTGAGCCACCAGCCCAGCCCGTGGATGGGCGATCGCCAGACCTTCCAGGTGATGCCCTCGTCCAGCCGTGGCGCGCCGGACGCCGACCGCCGCAAGCGTGCGCTGTCGTTCGACGGCAGCCATGAAAGCGCGCGCCCGTATCGCTACGACGTGCGCTTCGACAACGGCATCGCTGCCGCCATCGCACCGACCGATCATGCCGCACTGTTCCGCTTCGACTTCCCCGAAGACGGTGACGCCAACCTGCTGTTCGACAACGTCGATGCGCGTGGCGGCCTGACCCTGGACGCCACCACGCAGACGCTGTCCGGCTACACGGATACGCGCAGCGGCCTGTCCAACGGCGCCAGCCGCATGTACGTGGTGGCCAGCTTCGACAAGCCCTGGCGCAGCAGCGGCCGCCTCGACACCGGCCGCCCGACCGGCTACATCAAGTTCGACGCCGGCAGCGACCGGCGGGTGACGATGCGCATCGCCACCTCGCTGATCTCGGTGGAGCAGGCGCGGCACAACCTGGCACTGGAGATCGCCGCCACCGATACGCTGGAGAGCGTGGCCGGCCGCGCGCAGGATGCATGGGACGCGCGCCTGGCCCGCTTCGACATCGGCGATGCCAGCGACGACCAGAAGACCACGCTGTACTCCAGCCTGTACCGGCTGTACCTGTACCCCAATTCCGGCCACGAGAACGCGGGCAGCGCGGCCGCGCCGGACTGGCGCTACGCCAACCAGGCCAGCGCCAGTGATGACAACACCGAGGGCAGCGCGAAGCGCAGCTTCACTGGCGTGCGCGATGGCAAGGTGTTCGTCAACAACGGCTTCTGGGACACTTTCCGCACCACCTGGCCGGCCTACGCACTGTTCACGCCCGACGATGCCGGGCAGATGGTGCAGGGCTTCATCGAGCAGTACCGCGCCGGTGGCTGGATCGCGCGCTGGTCGTCGCCGGGTTACGCCGACCTGATGGTCGGTACCAGCTCGGACGTGGCTTTCGCCGATGCGTGGCTGAAGGGCATCGGCGGCTTCGATCCGGCCGAGGCCTACGCCGCCGCGCTGAAGAACGCGACCGTGGTCCCGCCCGACCGCCATGTCGGCCGCAAGGGCATGGACCGTTCGACCTTCCGTGGCTACGCCAGCGCGGACGTGCACGAGGGCATGTCGTGGACGATGGAAGGCGCACTCAATGATTTCGGCATCGCCAACATGGCCGATGCGCTGGCCAAGCGCGCGACCACGCCGGCCGCACGCGAGCGCTACAGCACCGAGGCCGAGTACTTCCGCTATCGCGCCGCCAGCTACACGACGATGTTCGATCCGGCCGCCGGCTTCTTCCAGGGCCGCAATGCCGATGGCCACTGGCGCGTGGACGCCAAGGACTACGACCCGCGCGTGTGGGGCCACGACTACACCGAATCCAATGGCTGGACCTTCGCCTTCACCGCCGCCCACGATGGCGAAGGCCTGGCCGCGCTGTACGGTGGCCGCGACAAGCTGGCGGCGAAGCTGGATGCCTTCTTCGCCACGCCGGAAACCGCGGACCCGGCACTGGCCGGCTCCTATGGCGGCACCATCCACGAGATGACCGAAGCGCGCGACGTGCGCATGGGCATGTACGCGCACAGCAACCAGCCGGCGCACCACATCCCGTGGATGTACTTGTACGCCGGGCAGCCGTGGAAGACCCAGCAGCACGTGCGCGAGATCCTGTCGCGACTGTACGTCGGCAGCGAGATCGGCCAGGGTTATCCAGGCGACGAGGACAACGGCGAGACCTCGGCGTGGTACGTATTGGCCTCGCTGGGCCTGTATCCGCTGCGCATGGGCGCGCCGGAGTACGTGATCGGTTCGCCGGCCTTCCAGCACGCGCGGGTGGAACTGCAGGGCGGCGCGGTGCTGACCGTGAACGCGGCCAACAATTCGCGCGAGAACGTGTACGTGCAATCGCTGAAGATCAACGGCACGCCCTGGACGAAGACCTGGGTGCCGCACGACCTGATCGCCAAGGGTGCGACGCTGGACTTCGTGATGGGCCCGCAGCCGTCGCGCTGGGGCAGCGGCGTGGATGATGTACCGCGCTCGTTGACCGCCCGTGGCCAGCGACCTCAGCTGCTGCACGACCTGCTCGGCAGCGGCGCGAAGGCAACACTGGCCGATGGCCGTGCCCTGCCAGCGCTGGTCGATGACGATGCGGCCACTACCGTGGGCCTGGGCGGCGGCGCGACCATCGCGCTGACCGGCCTGAGCGACGGCGCGCCGACGATGTACACGCTCACCAGCGGTGACGGCCGCATCCAGGGTGGCGAATGGACGCTGGAAGCACGCAACGGCGATGGCCGCTGGGTCGTGCTCGACCAGCGCAGCGGCGAAGCCTTCGAGTCTGCCCGCCAGACCCGACCGTTCCGCATCGCCAGGCCAGGCCACTACGGCGAGTACCGGCTGCGCCTGACTGCCCCGGGCCGGCTGCCGCTGGCGGAGATCGAACTGTTGGCGCCCAGCGCCGTACAATGA
- a CDS encoding basic secretory protein-like protein — MSPMRYRLLPLALVALSFSSFGQTQAFDAQLTRDGVTLNYQDARGALAAPQRKRVIDTFYFAYLRERADFHPAAPSMVRIVIDPAYTGIAFVGDKDQAATITINPGWLAQHPNDIDLVTHEAMHIVQGYPGYGDARVPGWLVEGIADYARDRYGMDNAAAGWALPGKVEKGQNFDSGYRVTGAFLKWADAEHPGLVLALDKALRDGRYAPALWQKHTGKALPALWAQYAKPRSDAPPPAPARRGKRH; from the coding sequence ATGAGCCCTATGCGCTACCGTCTGTTGCCTCTGGCCCTTGTTGCCCTTTCCTTCTCCAGCTTCGGCCAGACCCAGGCCTTTGATGCGCAGCTGACCCGCGACGGCGTGACGCTGAACTACCAGGACGCCCGTGGCGCCCTGGCCGCGCCGCAGCGCAAGCGGGTGATCGATACGTTCTACTTCGCCTACCTGCGCGAACGTGCGGACTTCCACCCGGCCGCGCCGTCGATGGTGCGCATCGTGATCGATCCGGCCTACACCGGCATCGCCTTCGTCGGTGACAAGGACCAGGCGGCAACGATCACCATCAACCCGGGCTGGTTGGCGCAGCACCCGAACGACATCGACCTGGTCACCCATGAGGCCATGCACATCGTGCAGGGCTATCCGGGCTACGGCGACGCGCGGGTGCCGGGCTGGCTGGTGGAAGGCATCGCCGACTACGCACGCGACCGCTACGGCATGGACAATGCCGCCGCGGGCTGGGCACTGCCGGGCAAGGTCGAGAAGGGGCAGAACTTCGACAGCGGCTACCGGGTCACCGGTGCGTTCCTGAAATGGGCCGACGCCGAACACCCGGGCCTGGTGCTGGCACTGGACAAGGCCCTGCGCGACGGCCGCTATGCACCGGCGCTGTGGCAGAAGCACACCGGCAAGGCACTGCCTGCGCTGTGGGCGCAGTACGCCAAGCCACGTTCGGATGCACCGCCGCCAGCCCCTGCACGCCGCGGCAAACGGCACTGA
- a CDS encoding NADP-dependent malic enzyme — protein MSNEDFKQAALDYHRMSPPGKIKVSATKPMLTQRDLSLAYSPGVAYACEAIKADPQQASELTARGNLVAVISNGTAVLGLGNIGALAGKPVMEGKGVLFQKFAGIDVFDIEVDETDPDKLVDIIASLEPTFGGINLEDIKAPECFVVERKLRERMKIPVFHDDQHGTAIIVGAAVLNAMAITGKKIEEVKLATTGMGAAGISCVNMLVQLGLKPENILAFDREGVIHTGRTDLDPEKQRYARDTDKRTLAEIVDGADIFLGLSAPGILTADMVKTMAPDPVIFALANPTPEIMPELARAARPDAIIGTGRSDYPNQVNNVLCFPYLFRGALDVGATAINEEMKIACVRAIAALARRAATDMGSAYGGDTPSFGREYLIPRPFDRRLLVELSAAVAQAAMDSGVASRPIEDMGAYRDKLAQFVYRTSLMMKPVYDRARSDKQRVVYAEGEEEVVLQAVQNVVDDGLAHPILIGRPEVIESRIERLGLRLKIGENVEVTNINDDPRFNEYWQYYHGLTGRRGVTVAAAKNLMRSRPTLIAAVMVARGEADAMLTGIVGRFHKKLGYVRSVLPLEPKVTSTSAMTGVINQQGVFFFVDTHVQEDPTAEQLCEATLQAAYRMKLFGIEPKVALLSHSNFGSHDSKDALKMRQVRELLLKRNPRLNVDGEMQGDTAWDEALRQKLLPGSTLQGRANLFVLPNLEAANIAYNLVRVFTDGVAIGPILMGVNKPVHILTTSATSRRILNMTAIAAVDAQIRKQLEAEKKA, from the coding sequence ATGTCCAACGAAGATTTCAAACAGGCCGCCCTCGATTACCACCGGATGTCCCCGCCGGGAAAGATCAAGGTTTCCGCTACCAAGCCCATGCTGACCCAGCGCGACCTGTCGCTGGCGTATTCGCCGGGCGTGGCGTACGCCTGTGAAGCGATCAAGGCCGACCCGCAGCAGGCCAGCGAGCTGACCGCCCGCGGCAACCTGGTGGCGGTGATCTCCAACGGCACCGCCGTGCTGGGCCTGGGCAACATCGGCGCATTGGCCGGCAAGCCGGTGATGGAAGGCAAGGGCGTGCTGTTCCAGAAGTTCGCCGGCATCGATGTGTTCGACATCGAAGTCGATGAGACCGACCCGGACAAGCTGGTCGACATCATCGCCTCGCTGGAGCCGACCTTCGGCGGCATCAACCTGGAAGACATCAAGGCGCCGGAATGCTTCGTGGTCGAGCGCAAGCTGCGCGAGCGCATGAAGATCCCGGTGTTCCATGACGACCAGCACGGCACGGCGATCATCGTCGGCGCGGCCGTGCTCAACGCGATGGCGATCACCGGCAAGAAGATCGAGGAAGTGAAGCTGGCGACCACGGGCATGGGCGCGGCCGGCATTTCCTGCGTGAACATGCTGGTGCAGCTGGGCCTGAAGCCGGAGAACATCCTGGCCTTCGACCGCGAGGGCGTGATCCACACCGGTCGTACCGACCTGGACCCGGAAAAGCAGCGCTATGCGCGCGACACCGACAAGCGCACCCTGGCCGAGATCGTCGACGGCGCGGACATCTTCCTGGGCCTGTCGGCGCCGGGCATCCTGACTGCCGACATGGTCAAGACCATGGCGCCGGATCCGGTGATCTTCGCGCTGGCCAACCCGACCCCGGAAATCATGCCGGAACTGGCGCGCGCCGCCCGTCCGGACGCGATCATCGGCACCGGCCGTTCGGACTACCCGAACCAGGTCAACAACGTGCTGTGCTTCCCGTACCTGTTCCGTGGTGCGCTGGACGTGGGCGCCACCGCGATCAACGAGGAAATGAAGATCGCCTGCGTGCGTGCGATCGCTGCACTGGCCCGCCGCGCCGCCACCGACATGGGCTCGGCCTATGGCGGCGACACCCCGAGCTTCGGCCGTGAATACCTGATCCCGCGTCCGTTCGACCGCCGCCTGCTGGTGGAGCTGTCGGCCGCCGTGGCCCAGGCCGCGATGGACTCGGGCGTGGCCTCGCGCCCGATCGAGGACATGGGCGCCTACCGCGACAAGCTGGCCCAGTTCGTCTACCGCACCAGCCTGATGATGAAGCCGGTCTACGACCGCGCGCGCAGCGACAAGCAGCGCGTGGTGTACGCCGAAGGCGAAGAGGAAGTGGTGCTGCAGGCAGTGCAGAACGTGGTCGATGACGGCCTGGCGCACCCGATCCTGATCGGCCGCCCGGAAGTGATCGAGTCGCGCATCGAGCGCCTCGGCCTGCGCCTGAAGATCGGCGAGAACGTTGAAGTCACCAACATCAACGACGACCCGCGCTTCAACGAATACTGGCAGTACTACCACGGCCTGACCGGCCGTCGTGGCGTGACCGTGGCCGCGGCGAAGAACCTGATGCGTTCGCGCCCGACCCTGATCGCGGCAGTGATGGTCGCCCGTGGCGAAGCCGATGCGATGCTGACCGGCATCGTCGGCCGCTTCCACAAGAAGCTGGGCTACGTGCGCAGCGTGCTGCCGCTGGAGCCGAAGGTCACCTCGACCTCGGCGATGACCGGCGTGATCAACCAGCAGGGCGTGTTCTTCTTCGTGGACACCCACGTGCAGGAAGACCCGACCGCCGAGCAGCTGTGCGAAGCGACCCTGCAGGCGGCCTACCGCATGAAGCTGTTCGGCATCGAGCCGAAGGTGGCGCTGCTGTCGCACTCCAACTTCGGCAGCCATGATTCGAAGGACGCGCTGAAGATGCGCCAGGTGCGTGAGCTGCTGCTCAAGCGCAACCCGCGTCTGAACGTGGACGGCGAAATGCAGGGCGACACCGCGTGGGATGAAGCGCTGCGCCAGAAGCTGCTGCCGGGCTCGACCCTGCAGGGCCGCGCCAACCTGTTCGTGCTGCCGAACCTGGAAGCGGCCAACATCGCCTACAACCTGGTGCGTGTGTTCACCGACGGTGTGGCGATCGGTCCGATCCTGATGGGCGTGAACAAGCCGGTGCACATCCTGACCACCAGCGCGACCTCGCGCCGGATCCTGAACATGACCGCGATTGCGGCGGTCGATGCGCAGATCAGGAAGCAGCTGGAAGCGGAAAAGAAGGCATAA